A single Fusarium oxysporum Fo47 chromosome IV, complete sequence DNA region contains:
- a CDS encoding Endoribonuclease L-PSP/chorismate mutase-like protein, translated as MTLATRRIAPVLSILRPAAHIPQINIQPRTINYVHSRTFSASIPYYAAMEHVFSPKAVAPIGPYTQAIKANGMVFLSGQIPANSQARLIEGTIAEKTHKMCQNAKAVLEAAGSSLDKAVRVTVYFQNMDDMKEMNEVYAEYFPHKPARSACESLRLPAGASMEMDIIALE; from the exons ATGACGTTGGCTACCCGTCGCATTGCTCCGGTCTTGTCCATCCTACGGCCAGCAGCCCATATACCTCAAATCAACATACAACCAAGAACTATCAACTACGTTCATAGTCGCACATTCTCGGCCTCGATTCCATATTACGCAGCTATGGAGCACGTATTCTCTCCAAAGGCAGTCGCTC CTATTGGGCCATACACTCAGGCCATCAAAGCCAACGGCATGGTCTTCCTCTCGGGCCAAATCCCCGCCAATTCACAGGCTAGGCTCATAGAAGGTACCATTGCTGAGAAGACGCACAAGATGTGTCAGAACGCAAAGGCTGTTCTGGAAGCAGCAGGTTCCAGTCTTGACAAGGCTGTTAGGGTAACG GTTTACTTTCAAAATATGGATGACATGAAGGAAATGAACGAGGTTTATGCCGAGTATTTTCCACACAAGCCTGCTAGAAGTGCATGCGAATCCCTGAGACTCCCTGCTGGTGCAAGCATGGAGATGGATATCATTGCGTTGGAATAG
- a CDS encoding fungal-specific transcription factor domain-containing protein, giving the protein MASNTPKTPSSGASPGSLHRATNPATTGRQAGHATIPHDRPVALMTSGAPLLNPRSCVTCRRRRVRCDKTMPCSNCRRAQCDCIYPAPGRAPRHTRLAPTGPATGQSEREMDLLGRLRKLEGLVYEMSGQGTASENGMEVSNGESPLASEKSKNAKDVVQAATEKVKRESENTDFSKINKQLGRLVLHDGDSTPRYVNSGFFVKLNDELAEIRNEMEIMNEEEAEFEEDTTPEQSPPQNLGIEHDHHSFLFGYSSADVDLTGLHPLPAQGSFLWQIYLENIEPLVKVLHIPTMSRLMTQVRRGEHDLRPGDEALVFAIYYSAVTSMETQEVEANLGASQSHFISQFRFALEQALAKSNLLNTTNMAMLQAFVIYLTVVKCHDDSKFAWTLTSLCVRMAQALGLYRDGQQLGLSPFEVEMRRRLWWAIVSLDVRSAEEMGSDLIIGDKTFDTQLPSNINDADIDPSFTETPTPRQGRTDSAICLSRYEITALSRGLFAAIAQMRPVDPKEVEKSLEEREHMLVEVYERMEDKFLKHLIREDDPIFWVASLISRIMMAKVGLIIYQPVLFPGTGPEVSYEIRSRLWQSCIEIVEYSHILNIDPSCRQWRWLFKSYRQWHAIACMLLELSKRPWGVTSERAWEAAQILEYDHPIDGSNNTNHTAAWMPIKRLFTKAKRHRESELVRLRADPEAARRLDREERIKPVLERIGPAPGMETRMSELRVRWRKIFRPGDFSDDVEYQSILPSADQPASLSQTRQQPQQPLDQMSVFDPNTWQNIHSGNPNIAMYYEGGDSGAQNMGGLFPGDSSLGSLSSIASPAISGTASTHRNDNDPQALEGTRLSPWPGSDMFQHTQDPGALGDIGELFQNRAGPNPGLDLNMDPGEVDDIDWQNWDETLRTLNRPAMDQMGAGAGSWGGM; this is encoded by the exons atggcttcaaacACGCCCAAGACGCCATCTTCTGGCGCCTCACCTGGGAGCCTTCATCGGGCTACTAACCCCGCGACTACCGGGCGGCAAGCAGGCCACGCAACAATTCCCCATGACCGACCCGTGGCCCTCATGACTTCAGGCGCTCCTCTGCTTAATCCACGCAGTTGCGTGACTTGTCGGAGGCGCAGAGTCCGATGTGACAAGACGATGCCCTGCAGCAATTGTCGGCGGGCTCAATGCGATTGCATCTACCCTGCTCCAGGCCGCGCACCACGTCATACGCGGCTTGCGCCAACAGGGCCTGCCACTGGGCAGAGTGAGCGTGAAATGGATCTCTTGGGTCGACTGCGGAAGCTCGAGGGGCTTGTCTATGAGATGAGTGGCCAAGGTACAGCTAGTGAGAATGGCATGGAAGTGAGCAATGGAGAATCGCCACTAGCTTcagagaagagcaagaatgCAAAAGATGTCGTTCAAGCAGCCActgagaaggtcaagagaGAGTCTGAGAATACCGATTTCTCAAAGATCAACAAACAGCTTGGCCGTTTAGTACTCCATGATGGAGACTCCACGCCACGATACGTTAATAGTGGCTTCTTCGTGAAGCTCAACGATGAG CTCGCTGAAATCCGCAACGAGATGGAGATTATgaacgaagaagaagccgagtTTGAAGAGGATACAACTCCAGAGCAGTCTCCTCCGCAAAACTTGGGTATTGAGCATGATCACCACAGCTTCCTTTTTGGCTACAGTTCTGCCGATGTTGATCTTACAGGCCTCCATCCATTGCCTGCACAGGGCTCTTTCCTTTGGCAGATCTATCTCGAGAATATCGAACCTCTTGTCAAGGTGTTGCACATCCCCACCATGAGCAGACTCATGACTCAAGTGAGGCGCGGAGAGCACGATCTGCGCCCTGGAGATGAAGCGCTTGTGTTTGCCATTTATTATTCAGCTGTTACATCGATGGAGACACAAGAG GTTGAAGCAAATCTCGGCGCGTCTCAATCTCACTTCATATCTCAATTTCGCTTCGCTCTTGAACAAGCTCTAGCCAAGTCtaatcttctcaacaccaccaacatGGCTATGCTGCAGGCATTTGTTATCTACCTCACCGTAGTCAAATGTCACGATGATAGCAAATTCGCTTGGACGCTTACCAGTCTTTGTGTCCGAATGGCTCAAGCCCTTGGTCTCTACCGCGACGGTCAACAGCTTGGCCTCTCACcgtttgaggttgagatgcGCCGTCGTCTTTGGTGGGCCATTGTGTCTCTTGACGTCCGTtctgctgaggagatgggGTCTGACCTGATCATAGGTGACAAGACCTTTGACACTCAACTCCCATCCAACATAAACGACGCCGATATTGACCCATCGTTTACCGAAACACCAACCCCACGTCAGGGCCGCACTGACTCCGCCATTTGCCTCTCACGTTACGAGATCACCGCCCTATCTCGGGGCTTATTCGCGGCCATAGCGCAAATGCGTCCTGTTGATCCCAAAGAGGTCGAAAAAAGCCTCGAAGAGCGCGAGCACATGCTTGTTGAAGTCTACGAACGCATGGAGGATAAGTTCCTGAAACATCTTATCAGGGAAGATGATCCTATTTTCTGGGTTGCTTCTCTCATTTCTAGAATCATGATGGCAAAGGTTGGCCTCATCATATATCAACCCGTGCTCTTCCCAGGGACGGGCCCGGAGGTATCATACGAGATCCGAAGCCGGTTGTGGCAGTCTTGTATTGAGATCGTTGAGTACAGTCACATTCTCAATATTGACCCCAGCTGCCGGCAATGGCGTTGGCTGTTCAAATCCTACCGCCAATGGCACGCGATCGCATGCATGCTGCTGGAACTCTCGAAACGGCCTTGGGGTGTCACCTCGGAGCGAGCATGGGAAGCTGCCCAAATTCTCGAATATGATCACCCAATCGATGGCAGCAATAACACAAATCATACGGCTGCATGGATGCCTATTAAAAGGCTTTTTACAAAGGCTAAACGACATCGTGAATCAGAGCTTGTTCGGTTACGCGCTGATCCTGAGGCAGCGAGACGTCTCGATCGTGAGGAGAGAATCAAACCTGTACTGGAACGTATTGGCCCTGCGCCCGGAATGGAGACCCGCATGTCAGAACTCCGAGTCCGATGGCGAAAGATATTTCGACCGGGAGACTTCTCCGATGATGTCGAGTACCAGAGCATTTTACCCAGCGCAGATCAACCTGCGTCCCTTTCGCAAACCCGACAACAGCCCCAACAGCCACTCGACCAAATGAGTGTATTTGACCCCAACACCTGGCAAAATATTCACTCTGGCAATCCAAATATTGCTATGTACTACGAAGGGGGTGATTCTGGAGCGCAGAACATGGGTGGTCTTTTCCCAGGTGATAGTAGCCTTGGAAGTCTCTCAAGCATTGCATCGCCCGCCATATCGGGGACTGCATCTACACATAGGAACGACAACGATCCTCAAGCACTTGAAGGTACTCGCCTATCACCATGGCCAGGTTCAGATATGTTTCAGCACACGCAAGATCCAGGTGCTCTCGGTGATATCGGTGAGCTTTTCCAAAACAGAGCCGGGCCCAATCCTGGTCTCGACCTAAACATGGATCCTGGCgaagttgatgatattgattGGCAGAACTGGGATGAGACTTTAAGGACTTTGAATAGGCCAGCGATGGATCAAATGGGAGCGGGTGCCGGTAGTTGGGGTGGCATGTGA
- a CDS encoding nucleotide-diphospho-sugar transferase, whose translation MSLHVPMAHRTKDQGATKAVILVGGPSRGTRFRPLSLDVPKPLFEVAGHPIIWHCLSSVARVPNKQIQEVYIIGYYDESVFRDFIKDSAKEFPAITIKYLREYEALGTAGGLYHFRDAILKGRPERLFVLNADVCCSFPLDEMLKLFNDKDAEAVILGTRVSDEAATNFGCIVSDSHTRRVLHYVEKPESRISNLINCGVYLFSTEAIFPSIRSAIKRRLDRPSRLVSYPSSDNLENSFVLPDDDDDDEEKKSEVIRLEQDILSDMADNKQFYVYETKDFWRQIKTAGSAVPANALYLQKAAQSDHSEELATPSANIVPPVFIHPTAEVHPTAKLGPNVSIGPRAHIGAGARVKESIVLEDCEIKHDACVLYSIIGWGSRVGAWARVEGTPTPVGSHSTSIIKNGVKVQSITILGKDCGVGDEVRVQNCVCLPYKELKRDVTNEVIM comes from the exons ATGTCCCTCCACGTCCCCATGGCCCATCGCACCAAGGACCAGGGCGCCACAAAGGCCGTTATCCTG GTCGGTGGTCCTTCTCGCGGCACTCGTTTCCGCCCTCTCTCCCTCGACGTGCCTAAGCCTCTATTCGAAGTCGCTGGCCACCCCATCATCTGGCACTGTCTCTCCTCTGTCGCTCGCGTCCCCAACAAGCAGATCCAGGAGGTCTACATCATTGGCTACTACGACGAATCTGTCTTCCGCGACTTCATCAAGGACTCCGCTAAGGAGTTCCCCGCCATCACTATCAAGTACCTTCGCGAGTATGAGGCTCTTGGAACCGCTGGCGGTCTCTACCACTTCCGTGATGCTATCCTCAAGGGTCGCCCTGAGCGTCTCTTTGTTCTCAACGCCGATGTTTGCTGTTCGTTCCCTCTCGACGAGATGCTTAAGCTTTTCAACGATAAGGATGCTGAGGCTGTCATCCTCGGAACACGTGTGAGCGATGAGGCCGCGACAAACTTCGGTTGCATTGTCTCCGATTCTCACACCCGCCGTGTTCTGCATTACGTCGAGAAGCCCGAGTCGCGAATCAGCAACCTGATCAACTGCGGTGTCTACCTTTTCTCCACCGAGGCAATCTTCCCCTCTATCCGCTCCGCCATCAAGCGCCGCCTCGACCGACCCTCCCGTCTCGTCTCCTACCCCTCTTCCGATAACCTCGAAAACAGCTTCGTCCTTCctgacgacgacgatgatgacgaagagaagaagagcgagGTTATTCGCCTGGAGCAGGATATCCTCTCTGACATGGCCGACAACAAGCAGTTCTACGTTTACGAGACCAAGGACTTCTGGCGTCAGATCAAGACTGCTGGTTCTGCTGTCCCTGCCAACGCTCTCTACCTCCAAAAGGCTGCGCAATCCGACCACAGCGAAGAGCTTGCCACTCCTAGCGCAAACATCGTTCCTCCTGTTTTCATTCACCCTACAGCCGAGGTGCACCCCACTGCTAAGCTCGGCCCCAATGTGAGCATTGGCCCCCGTGCTCACATTGGCGCTGGCGCCCGTGTTAAGGAGAGTATCGTGCTCGAGGACTGCGAGATCAAGCACGATGCTTGCGTTCTCTACTCCATCATTGGCTGGGGTAGCCGCGTTGGCGCTTGGGCTCGTGTTGAGGGTACCCCTACCCCTGTCGGCAGCCACTCgaccagcatcatcaagaatggtGTCAAGGTCCAGAGCATCACCATCCTTGGCAAGGACTGCGGTGTCGGTGATGAGGTCCGCGTGCAGAACTGTGTCTGCTTGCCCTACAAGGAGTTGAAGAGG GATGTCACCAACGAAGTCATCATGTAA